The genomic stretch CCGGGTTTCGCCATTGTGCTCGGCTACGCCGCACTGGCGGCATCGCCGCTGCCGCTGCTGGTGGCGGTGGTGCAGGTGATGACCCGCAGTGGCGAGTTCGCGCTGGGCAAGCCGGCGCGCGAAACCATCTACACCCGGGTGGCGCGCGAGTGGCGCTACAAGGCCGGCGCGGCGATCGACACGGTGATCTACCGGGGCGGCGACCTGACCTTCGTGTGGACGCACAAGCTGCTGGCGGGATTCGGTTCCACCGCGGTATTCGGCGTCGGCCTGCTGGTGGCGTGCGGGTTCACGTTCAGCGCGTGGCGGGTCTCGGCCGAGGCGAAGAAGCTGCCCGACGCACGCGCACCGGACGGCGGCTGAGCGCGCTGCCGGCTCAACCCTTCGGCGAGATCCACATCGCGATGGTGGCCTTGAACACCGCCTCGCCCGCCGGATTCTCCACCACGACCTCGAACGGAAGTTCGTAGCCCCCGGCGGCTTCGCGCGGCGGGAACGCCGGGGTGGCGGTGGCGCGCATCGTACCCACCGCCTTCTTCAGGTAGGCCACGGTCATGCCCTTGGGTATCCAGCGCATCGACGTCGGGATGCTGGCGTCGCAGGCCAGTCCGCCGGTGAATTCGGCGAGGTTGCACAGGGCGATCGCGTGCACCGTGCCGATGTGGTTGGTCACCGCGCGCCGGTGCCTGAGGGTGGCGATGCAGCGGCCCGGTTCCAGCACTTCGATCCGCGGCGCGATGCTGGAAAAGTACGGCGCCTTCCAGCACACCAGGCGCGAAAACAGCCAGCGGCCCGCGGGCCAGTGGGCAAGGGATCGATAGCTCGAGAGGACGGACACGGCAGCGTGCGCAGCGCCGCCCCGGCCTTTGGCCGGGACGGCTGCGAGGTCAGGCGACTGCCCGCCGGCTGTCGGCGTGATGGTCGTAATAGCTCGCCGCGCGCAGTTCGTGGGCGTCGAAGTCGTCCACCGTGATGGTGTCCAGGGTGATCGCGTGCAGCTCTTCCAGCTGCTTGCGCTCCTCGGCGGAGATCCAGCCTTCGCGCACGCCCTCGTCCAGCTGCGAGGCGAACTCCAGTGCCTCGATGCCCTTGGCCTTCAGCGCCTTCTGGAACTTGCGCTCCACCGGTTCGGCCAGGATCGCCTTGGCCAGGTAGCTGTTGATGCGCCCGCCCGGGTTGTGCTCGCCCGGGGTCAGGAACACGCCGTTGGCCAGCCGCTCGCGCGCCTCGTTCGGCGCCATCAGCAGCATCGCCACGCGATGGCACAGGCGGTCGCCCGGGGCCACCGCACGACGGCCCAGCGGGAACACCAGCGGCCACAGCAGCCAGCCCAGCGGTTTGATCGGGAAGTTGCGCAGCGCCTGCGACAGTGCAAGCTCGATCTCGTAGGCGCTGTTGTGGAAGGCCCAGGCCAGCAGCGGCTTGTCGGCCTCCGGGCAGCCTTCGTCATGGTGCCGCTTGAGCACCGCGCCCATCATGTAGAGGTGGCTGAGCACGTCGCCGAGGCGGCCGGACAGCGATTCCTTGAACTTCAGCCGGCCACCCAGCGCGCCCAGCGACACGTCCGTGAGCAGTGCCAGGTTGGCGGCGTAGCGGTTGAGCTTGCGGAAGAACTTCCTGGTGTAGGCATCGCCCGCGGTCGCCTGCAGGCGCGAGCCGGTCAGGCCCAGCCAGAACGAGCGCACCGCGTTCGAGATCGCGCCGCCGACGTGCGCATACAGCGCGCCGTCCAGCGCCTCCAGCCCGGCCTTCGCGTCCGGGTCCTGCGCTGCGCGCATTTCCTTGAGGATGTACGGATGGCAGAGGATCGAGCCCTGGCCGAAGATCAGCAGGCTGCGGGTCATGATGTTGGCGCCTTCCACCGTGATGGCGATGGGCGCGGCCTGCCACGAACGGCCGGCGAAGTTGCGCGGGCCGAGGATGATGCCCTTGCCGCCGATCACATCCATGATGTCCTTGGCGATGTCGCGGCCGGCATTGGTGCAGTGGTACTTGGCGATCGCCGACGGCACCGACGGCACGTCGCCGCGATCCACCGCCGCCGCGGTGGCCTGCGACAGCGCACTGATCGCATAGGCCTTGCCGCCGATCCGCGCCAGTGCTTCCTCCACGCCCTCGAAGCGGCCCACCGGCAGGCCGAACTGCTTGCGGATGCGCGCGTAGGCGCCGGTCACCACCGCGCCGGCCTTGGCGCCGCCGCTGGCGGTGGAGGGCAGGGTGATCGAGCGGCCCACGGCCAGGCACTCGTTGAGCATGTTCCAGCCCTTGCCGGCCATGTCCACGCCGCCGATCAGCTGGCTGAGCGGGATGAACACTTCCTTGCCGCGCACCGGGCCGTTCTGGAACGGCGAATTCAGCGGGAAGTGGCGGCGGCCGACGTCGACACCCTCGGTGTCGCGCGGCAGCAGCGCCAGGGTGATGCCGATGTCGCGGGTATCGCCGATCAGGCCGTCCGGGTCGTACATGCGGAAGGCCAGGCCGATCAGGGTGGAGACCGGTGCCAGGGTGATGTAGCGCTTGTCGAAGGTCAGGCGCAGGCCCAGCACGTTGGCGCCGTTCCATTCGCCCTTGCAGACGATGCCGAAGTCGGGGATCGAGGTCGCATCCGAGCCGGCGAACGGTCCGGTCAGGCCGAAGCAGGGCACTTCCTGACCGATCGCCAGCCGCGGCAGGTAGTAGTCCTTCTGCTCCTGGGTGCCGTAGTGGTTGATCAGTTCACCGGGGCCCAGCGAGTTGGGCACGCCGACGGTGGCGCTGACCACGCTGGAAATCGAGGCGAGTTTCTGGATCACCTTGTGGTGGGCCAGGGCGGAGAAACCCAGGCCACCGTACTGCTTGGGAATGATCATCCCGAAGAACTTGTTGCGCTTGATGAAGTCCCACAGCTCCGGCGGCAGGTCGGCGTGGACGTGGGTGATCTCCCAGTCGTTGATCTGCTTGCACAGCTCCTCCACCGGGCCGTCCAGGAAGGCCTGTTCCTCGGCGGTCAGCTGGGGCTTGGGATAGGCCAGCAGCTTGGTCCAGTCGGGCTTGCCGGAGAACAGGTCGCCTTCGAAGCCGACCGAGCCGGTTTCCAGCGCGATCTTCTCGGTCTGCGACAACGGCGGCAGCGCCTTGCGCAGGAAGCCCAGCGCCGGTGCCGTCAGCAGCGGTTTGCGGATCGCCGGCACCAGCAGCGGCACGGCGACCAGCGCCACCAGCACTGCGGCGACGGCGGTGGCGGTCGCATTGGCGCCCAGCAGCCAGCAGGCCACCAGCAGAGTGACGGTCAGCGCGGCCCAGACCGCAAGCCGCAGCCGATGGTAGGCGGCGAACGCGCCCGCGGCGAAGATGACGATGAAAGGCAGGACGAAGCTCATGGCGGGGCTCCCGGTAGCACGGCGGTCATGGGGCGGCAGGCATTGCGCGCGGGGCGCATCCTGCCTACCATACGGGCTAGTATGGCGCTTGCGGCGAGACTGTCAACGCGCAAAACCGAGTGAAAACTCAGCATACTGCCCCCGTCGACAGCGTATGGAACGAGCGTCACGATGACCGGAACCGCACCACGCAGCGGGCGCCTGAGCGCCGACGACTGGGCCCGCGAGGCACTGGACCAGATCGCCGAACAGGGCGTGGCGTCGGTGGCGGTGGAGCCGCTGGCGCGCCGGCTGGGGGTCACCAAGGGCAGTTTCTACTGGCATTTCCCCTCCCGCGACGCGCTGCTGCAGGCGGCACTGGAACGATGGGAACGCGACGAACAGAATGCCTACGGCGCGCTGGAATCGATCGGCGATGCCACCGAGCGCCTGCGCACGCTGTTCCGCCTGATCGCACAGCACAACAAGACCCACATCATCTATTCCGAGCTGCTCAAGGCCGGCGGTCATCCCGCGGTGGATGCGGTACTGGGGCACGTGCTGGAGCGCCGCATCGGGTTCCTGTTCACCTCGTTCCGCCAGGCCGGCCTGAGCCAGAAGGACGCGCTCAACCGCGCGCGCATGACCTACGCGATGTACGTGGGGGTGCTGCAGCTGGAGCTGCCCAGGTTCCAGGCCCGCCAGCCCATCGAAGGCTTCGACGGCTACGTCGAACACATGATGGCGACACTGGTGCCACAGAAGAAGTGATCGCCGCCGCGCGGCGCGACGGGCGCTGCACGGCGTTTTCTGCAAACGATTTCAATGACTGCCCGTGACCGGCGAAGGATTCCGACTTCATGACCAGCAAACTTGACCGCTTGAACCAATGGGTTGCCGAGGTGGCGCGCCTCACCCGCCCGGACGCCATCCACTGGTGCGACGGCAGCGACGCCGAGAACGCGGCGCTGATCGACAAGATGCTGGCCGATGGCACGCTGCACCGGCTCAACGAAGAGACCCATCCCGGCAGCTACCTGCACCGCTCGCACCCCGACGACGTCGCCCGCGTCGAGCACCTGACCTACGTGTGCACCACCCATCACGAAGACGCCGGCCCGAACAACCACTGGATGGCCCCGGACGAGGCCCACGCCGAGATCGACGCGCTGTTCGACGGCTGCATGCAGGGCCGCACGATGTACGTGATCCCCTATTGCATGGGGCCGATCGATTCGCCGCTGTCGCGCTGCGGCGTGGAAATCACCGACTCGCCCTACGTGGTCGCCAACATGCGGATCATGACCCGCATGGGCGCGGCGGCGCTGGCCCGCATCGAGCGCGACGGGACCTTCGTGAAGGGCCTGCACTCGATCGGCGAGCTCGACCCCAACCGCCGCTACATCATGCATTTCCCCGAGGAACTGACGATCAAGTCCTACGGCTCCGGCTACGGCGGCAACGCCCTGCTGGGCAAGAAGTGCCACGCGCTGCGCATCGCCAGCCATCAGGCGCGCAGCGAGGGCTGGCTGGCCGAGCACATGCTGATCCTCGGCGTGGAGAACCCGCAGGGGCAGACCCATTACGTCGCCGCCGCGTTCCCGTCCGCCTGCGGCAAGACCAACCTCGCCATGCTGATCCCGCCGGAAGGCTATCGCCGCGACGGCTGGAAGATCTGGACCATCGGCGACGATATCTGCTGGATGCGTCCGGGCCCGGATGGCCGCCTGTACGCGATCAACCCGGAAGCCGGCTTCTTCGGCGTGGCGCCCGGGACCTCGAACAAGTCCAACCCGAACGCACTGGCCTCGGTCCAGACCAACACCATCTTCACCAACGTCGGCGTCACCGCCGACAACCAGCCGTGGTGGGAAGGCATCGACAACGGCCAGGTCCCGGCCACCGACTGGCAGGGCCAGCCGTACGACCCCAGCGTGCGTCCGGCCGCGCATCCCAATTCCCGCTTCACCGTCAGCGCGAAGCAGTGCCCGTCGTATTCGGAGATGGCCGAAGACCCGCAGGGGGTGCCGATCAGCGCCATCGTCTTCGGTGGCCGCCGCGCCTCGCTGGTGCCGCTGGTGTTCGAGGCCCGCGACTGGACCCACGGCGTGCTGGTCGGCGCCGCGATGGGGTCCGAAACCACCGCGGCGGCCACGGGCGCCGTCGGCGTGATGCGCCGCGACCCGATGGCGATGAAGCCGTTCTGCGGCTACAACTTCGCCGACTACTTCGCCCACTGGCTGAGCTTCGACCAGGACGGCGCGAAGCTGCCCAAGGTCTTCCACGTCAACTGGTTCCGCAAGGGCGACGACGGCAGGTTCCTGTGGCCCGGCTTCGGCGACAACCTGCGCGTGCTGGAGTGGATGATCCGCCGCGTCGAAGGCAGCGTGGCCGCCACCGAGACGCCGATCGGCCACCTGCCGGCGGCGGGCGACCTCAACCTTGATGGCGTCGCCCTGTCCGACGAGGCCCGCGCCAAGCTGTTCGGCCTGGACCGCGCCGGTTGGCAGGCCGAGTTCGCAAACCTCGGCGAATATCTGGCGGAGTACGGCCCGCGCCTGCCGCAGGCGCTGCTTCAGGAACAGCGGCGGATTGCCGAGGCGCTGGCCTGAAACAGCCTGCGCGGCGGTTCCGCCACGCGAAGCCCCGCTTGTGCGGGGCTTCTTTTTTGTCAATTGGGCGAACAGAACCATTACTGAACGCCGGATCGTTGCCCGCGAAACTGAATGCGTGTTTCGCAAGCTGAATGCGGACTAAGGGGGTTGTTAAATAAATGTTGACTGCTCTATAGTCGGGAAGTCAGGCCGTCTGAGGTCGGGCGTACTTGATCTCCTTTGTCACTTCGTCCCTATGGGGGTTACAACAAAATGGCTTCTAACTACCTTGCGAAAGGCCTGAAGCGGAGCGCGCTCACCGTCGCTCTGGGGCTGTGCTTCGTCGGCGGCGTGCAGGCGCAGACCAACACCGCTGGTGCGGTCGTTGGCCGTGCGGTTGCTGGCGACACCATTACCGTCACCAACCCGTCGACCGGCTTCAGCCGCACCATCACTGTGGATGCGACCGGCTCCTACCGCTTCTCGCAGCTGCCGACCGGCCAGTACCAGGTCAGCCGCAATGGCGGTTCGCCGCGCACCGCGAACGTCAACGTGGGCGGTGCCGTCAACGTCGATTTCGTCTCCGCTGATGCGACCACTCTGGATGCCGTGACCGTGATCGGTTCCGGTGCGATCAACCCGATCGACGTGTCTTCTGTCGAATCGACCACCATCCTGACCGCCGAGCAGATCGCCAAGATCCCGGTGTCGCGCGACACCACCTCCGTGGCCCTGCTGGCCCCGGGCACCGTCCGCGGCGACAGCGCGTTCGGCAACCTGGCGTCGTTCGGTGGTTCGTCGGTCGCGGAGAACCAGTACTTCTTCAACGGCTTCAACATCACCAACAGCTTCAACAACCTGAACTTCGCGCAGATCCCGTTCGAGGCGATCGCCGAGCAGCAGACCAAGACCGGCGGCTACGGCGCCGAGTTCGGTCGCTCCACCGGTGGCGTGGTCAACCAGATCTCCAAGCGCGGCTCCAATGATTTCAAGGCCGGCGCCAATGTGTTCTGGTCGCCCAGCAGCCTGAACGAAACCCCGGACAGCTACTACCTGAACGACGGCACGCTTTCGGCTGACCGCAGCAACAACACCGTCGGTACCGAAATGACGGCGTCGGTCTGGGCCAGCGGTGCGCTGGTGCAGGACCGCCTGTTCGCCTACGGCCTGGTGCAGTACACCGACATCGGCGAGGGCAAGTCGATGTCCTCGTCGGGCGGCTTCAGCACCGTCGGCACCAACACGCAGCCGAAGTGGCTGTTGAAGATGGACTGGAACATCAACGATAACAATATCCTTGAGTTCACCGGCATCTCCGACAAGCGCAAGTACGAGACCGACTACTACGCGACCACCTACTCCGATCCGGTCAAGCCGCTGAATCCGCAGCTTGGTCAGTTCAAGGGCACTGCGTTCGACGAGCGCGGCGGCGACACCTACATCGCCAAGTACACCGGCTACCTGAGCGACAGCTTCACCCTGACCGTGCTGGCCGGTACCAGCGAGTCCTCGCGCAGCAACTATTCCGTTACTGCCAACGGCACAGTCAACAGCTACGGTGGCAACGTGGGCGTGCCGGCCAACGGCTGCCCTGTGATCACCGACGCTCGCCCGTCCGCGGTCAACAAGCTGGTCCCGTCGATCACCGGTTGCGCCCTGGACAGCTTCCTGGGCCGCCCGGACGCCAAGGACACCCGCGACCAGTTCCGCATCGACGCCGAATGGCAGCTGGGCAACCACCTGCTGCGTGGCGGCGTGGACATCGACAACTTCGAGTCGGTGGCGGGTGAGTCCTATTCCGGCGGCGTCGTGTGGCGCTATGGTCGCTATACCCGCACTGGTTTTACCGGTGAGAACCAAGTCGTGCGCAAGCGCGTGTTCCAGTCCGGCTCCACCGTGGCCGTGGACCAGACCGCGTTCTATCTGGAAGACAGCTGGAGCATCACCCCCAACTTCATCGCCTACCTCGGTGCGCGTTGGGATACCTTCGACAACCAGAACGGCGACGGCGAGACCTTCGCCAAGATCAAGAACCAGTTCGCTCCGCGCCTGGGCTTCTCCTGGGACGTGAACGGCGATTCCAGCTTCAAGGTCTACGGCAACGCCGGCCGCTATGCGCTGCCGCTGACCGCCACCGTGGCGGTGCGCGGTGCGTCCAAGTCGCTGTACAGCGAAGAGTTCTTCACCTACACCGGCGTTGATCCGACTACGGGTGCGCCGACCGGTCTGGTCAAGATCCCGAACTACAACAATGGCCGTCCGATCAAGTACCTGAACAACGAGTTCGGCGTCGGCAAGAACCCCGAGACCATTGCCGATCAGGGTCTGAAGCCGATGTACCAGGACGAGTACATTCTGGGCTTCCAGAAAGAGCTGACCGACAACCTGTCGCTGGGCGCCCGCCTGATCCGCCGCGACCTTAAGGCCGCGATCGACGACCAGTGCGACTACCGCCCGATCATCGAGTGGGCTCTGGCCAACGGCTTCACCGACAACGGCAGCGGCGGCTTCCAGGAAGTGGCAGACAAGACCCAGAACAGCGACATCGCGGTGTACAACCCCGGTTTCGCCTTCTGCCACCTGTACAACCCGGGTCGCGATGCCACCTTCAAGATGGACATCAACGGCGACGGCACGCTGGAAGAGGTCAAGCTGACCGCCGATCAGCTGGGCCCGAAGGCCAAGCGCAAGTACACGGCGTTTGAAGTCTTCTTCGAAGGCAGCTGGGACCGCGCGTTCCTGCAGGGTTCGTACACCTTCGCCAAGAGCATCGGCAACACCGAGGGCGGCGTGAAGTCGGATATCGGCCAGGACGATACCGGCACCACCCAGGACTTCGACTATCCGGAGCTGACCGAAGGTTCCTACGGCTACCTGCCGAACGATCGCCGCCACAGCTTCAAGCTGTTCGGCAGCTACGACATCACGGATACCGTGACCGTTGGCGGCAACCTGATCGTCCAGTCCGGGCGTCCGATCAACTGCTTCGGCTTCCACCCGATCAACCCGGCCTATGCCAACGGCTACTTCTACTGCCAGGGTCAGCTGACCCCGCGTGGTACCTCGGGTCGCCTGCCGTGGTCGAAGAAGCTGGATCTGAACGTGGCCTGGACCCCGGCGTTTGCCGACAAGCACCTGACCTTCAAGGTCGACGTGTTCAACGTCCTCAACAGCCAGGAAGCGATCAACGTGGTCGAGCAGGGCGAAGATGGCAGCGGCAACTGGCAGCCGAACGTCTGGAAGTCGGTCAACGGCTACCAGGCGCCGCGCTCGGTCCGCTTCATGGTCCAGTACGACTTCTGATATTGATCCACTGTGGTAATTCGGACGGCCGCCTAGTGCGGCCGTCCTTTTTTGTTGATCGTCGCGTGAGCGACTAAAGTTCGGCAGCAAGATGCGGCAAGGAGTTGCAGTAATGGAGATGGATGCATCCCGGCGGTGGCAACAGGCCGAACAGTTGAGTGCGGCGGGCGAGGAGGCGGAGGCGCGGACGCTCTATGCGGGGTTGACCAGCGATCCTGCGATCGCGCCCTATGCCCACCTCCGCCTGAGCGTGGCCGACCAGCGCGCGGGTGACGTACGCGGTGCGGTTGCGCATGCGCTGGAAGCCTTCCGGAAGGCGCAGGCGGATGCCACGCTGCTGGAAATGCTCTGCAAGTTGCTGTTGCGGTTGGGAGAAACGCACGCCGCGCTGGCTTGCGCAAATGCCTTGACCGAGACCCAGCCCATGCCGGGGGCGCTGGCGGAGGTCGGCAAGATGTTGTCCGACCATATGCTGCCCGAAGCCGCTTTGCCCCTGCTGCAGCGAGCGATGGCGACGGGCATGGCAGGCGCTCCGGCGATGCAGTACCTGCTGGGACTGAACCTGATGTATGCAGGCGATCTGCGAGCGGCCGAACATGCGCTGGAGGCGAGCGTACGTGGCAACCCGGAACTGGTTCCGGCGCACTGGGCGTTGGCCAAGCTGGGTGTAGATGACAGTCGTGGCGCGCGGATTGATCGTCTCAAGCGGCTGCTAGCGGCCGCCCCTGGGCGGGGGCCGGAGGCTGCGTTGCTGTGGTACAGCCTGTTTCATGAGTTGGACCGGGATGGCCAGCCGAGATCCGCGTGGGATGCCCTGGATACGGCAATGCGCTTGCGGCGGGCACAGGTGCACTACGACGAAGCGGCGCAGGACACATTGTTCGAAGCGGCCACCCACGCCCTGCGGCATCCGCGTCGCGAAACCCGAGAACCGCTGGGACCTACGCCAGTGTTCGTTGTGGGACTGCCGCGCAGCGGTACCACCGTGATCGAACAGGCACTTTGTATGCAAGCGGACGTAGCCAGTGCCGGCGAGCTGCGCGACCTCGTTACCCAGATGCGATGGGTGACCCAGCGGGCAGGTTCGTTCAACGTCGATGCGGGGTTGATGCAGGCCATGTCATCGGCGCCAGCGGACCTTCTGGGCGATCGCTATCTGGAACACACCCGGTGGCGGGCACGCCGACAGGCGTTCTATGCCGACAAATGGCCGGAGAACTATCTGGCCATCGGCCACATCCTGGCTTCGTTGCCGGAAGCCAGGATTGTCTGCGTACGCCGCGCGCCAGCCGACGCATGTTTTTCCAACCTCAAGGAGTGGTTTGCCGCCTCCTACCCTTACAGCTATAGCCAGGAGGAGGTGGCGCGACAGTACGCCCGCTATGATCGATTGCTGCAGGACGTGAGGGCGGTGGCCAGTCCGCGCGTGGCATTCGTGGAATACGAGGCATTTGCGCGCCAGCCGGATGCCGCCATTGCTGGACTCAAGCTGCTGCTTGACCTGCCGGATCGGACGATCCCCGGCGCGCGGGAGAGCGTTCCCACGGCCAGCGCCGTCCAGGTGCGTAGCGCCGTCAGCACGCGCCACGTCGGTGCGTGGCGGCGGTATGCCGAATGGCTTGGTCCGATGCTGGATGAGCTGGCCCGCTGTGGTTATCCGCAGGACGCGGAGGCCGGCGCGTGAGCAATATCGATGCACCCATGCGGGCGATGCTGGAATACGCCGCGCAACTTGCGGAAGAAAATGATTTCACGGCCCTGCGTGGACTGCTGGATGGCATCCGGGTGGATACGGAAGTCAAGGCCAAGCACCTCGTGGAGGCGTCCTACTCGGAGTCACTGGCGGGCCGTTACCGGAATGCGCGCACCGCCGCGCTGATGGCATACACGTTGCGGCCCACCAAACCGGAAACCCGACAGCAACTGGCTGCCCGATTGCGAACAATCAACGAGGCCGGTCCGCTGCTGGAGTTGATCCGGAGTTCCGGTCCGCTGCACAGCATTCCGATCCCGCTGCTATTGGGTTATGCCGCGCAGCTGTCCTACCTCAACATGCAGGAAGCTGCATTGATCCATCTGGACGAGGCGCGCAGGGCGGATCCGCGTTACCCGCCCACGTTGCTTTCGCGCGGCCAGGTGTTGACCTATCTCGGCCGCATCGACGAGGCCGCCGCCGAGTTCGAACGCTGCATCACTATCGCGCCGCAGATCGGCCAGGCGCACTGGTTCCTTGCGCACGTGCGCAAGGCGACTGCGGACAGCAACCACGTGCCACGCCTGCGCGCCCAGCTTGCGCGTCCAGGCCTGCCGCCGCAGGAGGAGGTTTCCTTGGCTTTTGCGCTGCACAAGGAGCTGGACGACCTGGGGGAACACGAATCCGCATGGCAGGCGCTGCAGCGTGCGTGTGTGGCGAAACGCGCCACCCTGCGTTACGACCCCGACGACAGTGTCCGTCTGGTCGATGCGCTGGTGGCGATGCCCCCGGCCGTTCCGGTCGCCGCACAGGCCAGCCTGGGGCCGACCCCGGTATTCATCGTGGGCATGCATCGTTCCGGAACCACGCTGCTCGAACAGCTGTTGGACGCCAGTCCGGCAGTGCGCGGCGTGGGCGAGCTTTACGATTTCACCAGCGCCATGCGCTATGCAACGGATCGCCATTGCCGCGGCGTGATCGATGCCGGCCTCGTGGCGCGGGCAACCGGGATCGACTTCGGCGCGGTTGGTCGCCGCTACCTCGCTGGCATGTCCTGGCGCCTGGGCGAGGAACGCTTCTTCACCGACAAGCTGCCGTCCAACTTCCTCAATATCGGGTTCATCTGCCAGGCGCTGCCGCAGGCCCGGATCCTGCACATGGTGCGGGACCCCATGGAGACCTGCTTTTCCAATCTCCGGGAGTTGTTCTCGGACGCCAACCCCTATTCGTACGACCAGCTGGAGTTGGCCGGCTACTTCGTGCAGTACCGGCGCTTGATGGCGCACTGGCATGCGCGATTCCCGGGCCGGATCCTGGACGTGGAGTACGCGCAACTCACCCGTGACCCTGAGGCGACGATGCGTGGCGTCGCTGCTTTCTGCGGCATGGAGTACCTGCCGGCCATGAGTGATCCACGGAACAGCGGGCGCGCAGTGGCTACCGCCAGCGCAGTCCAGGTGCGGCAGGGCGTAGTCCGGCGGGACGTCCCCAAGTGGATGGTCTACGCCGATCACTTGCGCCCCTTGTCTGCGGCGTTGCAAGCAGCTGATGCCGGACTCCCCGCGGGCAATCGATAGGCCGGCCCGCAGAACCTGCCGCCGCGACTCAACCAGAATGGCCGTTGCGTGCGCCGTGCCAGCGCGGCCGCGAGGCTAGGCAAGCGCTCGGACGGGAAATTTCCGGGCCCTTACACCAGTCACAAGTCAGAATTATTTTTCTGTTGTTAAGAATTGGTTCACTCTTGAAGAACGCCATCGACGACATCTGCCCCACCGAGTGCTTCATCTTCAACGCAGGCACGAACAAGGCGACCTTCTGGGAGGACGACGGTACCGGCAACCTGGTCCAGGTGACGCACGACTTCGCCCAGGACTTCGGCACCGCGTTCCCCAAGCTGAAGCGCAAGTACGCGGCCCTGGACATGTACGCCCAGTACCGCGAAGGCAACTTCTTCGGTCGCGTCGACTACACCCTGTCGCACAACTGGGGCAACGCCGAAGGCCAGCTGAACTCTTCGGTGGATACCGGCAACGGCGGCCAGGGTGACGTGTCGGTGACCCAGGACTGGGATCTGCCCGAACTGATGTACGGCGTGAGCGGCAGCCTGCCGAACAACCGTACCCATCAGATCAAGGCCATCGGCTCCTATCGCTTCACCGACGAGTGGCGCGTGGGCGGTTCGGCCATCGTCCAGAGTGGTCGTCCGCGTAGCTGCTACAGCTACTGGCCGTATGCCAAGCCCGGTATCTATAACGGCGCGTACTACTCCTACTGCGGTGTCCCGGGCGCGCAGACTGCGGTGA from Thermomonas sp. XSG encodes the following:
- a CDS encoding TetR/AcrR family transcriptional regulator, translated to MTGTAPRSGRLSADDWAREALDQIAEQGVASVAVEPLARRLGVTKGSFYWHFPSRDALLQAALERWERDEQNAYGALESIGDATERLRTLFRLIAQHNKTHIIYSELLKAGGHPAVDAVLGHVLERRIGFLFTSFRQAGLSQKDALNRARMTYAMYVGVLQLELPRFQARQPIEGFDGYVEHMMATLVPQKK
- a CDS encoding acyl-CoA dehydrogenase yields the protein MSFVLPFIVIFAAGAFAAYHRLRLAVWAALTVTLLVACWLLGANATATAVAAVLVALVAVPLLVPAIRKPLLTAPALGFLRKALPPLSQTEKIALETGSVGFEGDLFSGKPDWTKLLAYPKPQLTAEEQAFLDGPVEELCKQINDWEITHVHADLPPELWDFIKRNKFFGMIIPKQYGGLGFSALAHHKVIQKLASISSVVSATVGVPNSLGPGELINHYGTQEQKDYYLPRLAIGQEVPCFGLTGPFAGSDATSIPDFGIVCKGEWNGANVLGLRLTFDKRYITLAPVSTLIGLAFRMYDPDGLIGDTRDIGITLALLPRDTEGVDVGRRHFPLNSPFQNGPVRGKEVFIPLSQLIGGVDMAGKGWNMLNECLAVGRSITLPSTASGGAKAGAVVTGAYARIRKQFGLPVGRFEGVEEALARIGGKAYAISALSQATAAAVDRGDVPSVPSAIAKYHCTNAGRDIAKDIMDVIGGKGIILGPRNFAGRSWQAAPIAITVEGANIMTRSLLIFGQGSILCHPYILKEMRAAQDPDAKAGLEALDGALYAHVGGAISNAVRSFWLGLTGSRLQATAGDAYTRKFFRKLNRYAANLALLTDVSLGALGGRLKFKESLSGRLGDVLSHLYMMGAVLKRHHDEGCPEADKPLLAWAFHNSAYEIELALSQALRNFPIKPLGWLLWPLVFPLGRRAVAPGDRLCHRVAMLLMAPNEARERLANGVFLTPGEHNPGGRINSYLAKAILAEPVERKFQKALKAKGIEALEFASQLDEGVREGWISAEERKQLEELHAITLDTITVDDFDAHELRAASYYDHHADSRRAVA
- a CDS encoding phosphoenolpyruvate carboxykinase (GTP), which translates into the protein MTSKLDRLNQWVAEVARLTRPDAIHWCDGSDAENAALIDKMLADGTLHRLNEETHPGSYLHRSHPDDVARVEHLTYVCTTHHEDAGPNNHWMAPDEAHAEIDALFDGCMQGRTMYVIPYCMGPIDSPLSRCGVEITDSPYVVANMRIMTRMGAAALARIERDGTFVKGLHSIGELDPNRRYIMHFPEELTIKSYGSGYGGNALLGKKCHALRIASHQARSEGWLAEHMLILGVENPQGQTHYVAAAFPSACGKTNLAMLIPPEGYRRDGWKIWTIGDDICWMRPGPDGRLYAINPEAGFFGVAPGTSNKSNPNALASVQTNTIFTNVGVTADNQPWWEGIDNGQVPATDWQGQPYDPSVRPAAHPNSRFTVSAKQCPSYSEMAEDPQGVPISAIVFGGRRASLVPLVFEARDWTHGVLVGAAMGSETTAAATGAVGVMRRDPMAMKPFCGYNFADYFAHWLSFDQDGAKLPKVFHVNWFRKGDDGRFLWPGFGDNLRVLEWMIRRVEGSVAATETPIGHLPAAGDLNLDGVALSDEARAKLFGLDRAGWQAEFANLGEYLAEYGPRLPQALLQEQRRIAEALA
- a CDS encoding hotdog fold domain-containing protein encodes the protein MSVLSSYRSLAHWPAGRWLFSRLVCWKAPYFSSIAPRIEVLEPGRCIATLRHRRAVTNHIGTVHAIALCNLAEFTGGLACDASIPTSMRWIPKGMTVAYLKKAVGTMRATATPAFPPREAAGGYELPFEVVVENPAGEAVFKATIAMWISPKG